A genomic region of Leptotrichia hofstadii contains the following coding sequences:
- a CDS encoding sodium:proton symporter, whose translation MEKNTNKLLRKPNNFLGLILFAIIYFLVQNVIYPLLGFLFWFSFTLIFGGIADALGILKIKEIQVILTYLFYCVCLVILSGFMCYLGYLCKDFLGKMNKIGLNTVMIVILIYFLYKAAVGDQNSIIDALIDEKKYIFCTIFHISYIMGAFHSDKVKKMLDKIKFKRK comes from the coding sequence ATGGAAAAAAATACAAATAAACTTTTGAGAAAACCGAATAATTTTTTAGGATTAATTTTATTTGCGATAATTTATTTTTTAGTTCAGAATGTGATATATCCGCTATTAGGATTTTTATTCTGGTTTTCTTTCACGCTGATTTTTGGAGGAATAGCAGATGCTTTGGGAATTTTAAAAATAAAAGAAATTCAAGTTATTTTAACTTATCTATTTTATTGTGTTTGTTTGGTAATATTATCTGGATTTATGTGTTATTTAGGATATTTATGTAAAGATTTTTTAGGAAAAATGAATAAAATAGGATTAAATACCGTAATGATTGTAATATTGATTTATTTTTTGTACAAAGCTGCTGTTGGAGATCAAAATTCAATAATTGATGCATTAATAGATGAGAAAAAGTATATATTTTGTACTATATTTCATATTTCGTATATAATGGGAGCATTTCATAGCGATAAAGTCAAGAAAATGTTAGACAAAATAAAATTCAAAAGAAAATAA
- a CDS encoding cobyric acid synthase translates to MGRKHKNIMLLGTGSNVGKSIINAGFCRIFSQDGYSVVPFKSQNMALNSFITKDGKEMGRAQVVQAEAANIEPQAFMNPILLKPTTDRKSQVIVNGKVYKNMDAREYFAYKHNLKKDIMAAYNHIRDNFDICVLEGAGSPAEINLKEDDIVNTGMAEMADSPVILVADIDRGGVFAAIYGTIMLLEESEKKRIKGVIINKFRGDKSLLTPGIEMIEELTNVPVLGVVPFVPLGIEEEDSLGIDKYNVKKEGKIRISVIKLKHISNFTDIDALSHYNDVSLKYVTKSSELGDEDIIIIPGSKNTVEDMKDLIDKNISREIIRLAKRGTIVFGICGGFQIMGQKIMDPQNIESNLKEISGLDLLDIETVMETAKTTTQYENKIKKADGILAGMEGIEIKGYEIHQGYSYPVNEEKTEIKCIFDDEKLKGAVKGNVVGTYIHGIFDNSEFTNHFLNEVRKLKGLDKVDEDFSFKEYKNREYDKLAQILRENVNIEKVYEIMGME, encoded by the coding sequence ATGGGAAGAAAACATAAAAATATAATGTTGCTGGGGACAGGTTCTAATGTGGGAAAAAGCATAATTAATGCAGGGTTTTGCAGAATATTTTCTCAAGACGGATATAGCGTGGTGCCGTTCAAGTCGCAGAATATGGCTTTAAATTCGTTTATTACGAAGGATGGAAAAGAAATGGGGAGAGCTCAGGTGGTGCAGGCTGAAGCGGCTAATATCGAGCCTCAGGCATTTATGAATCCAATTTTGTTAAAGCCTACAACAGACAGAAAATCACAGGTTATTGTGAATGGAAAAGTTTACAAAAATATGGATGCAAGGGAATATTTTGCCTATAAACATAATTTAAAAAAGGATATAATGGCGGCGTACAATCACATAAGGGACAACTTTGATATTTGCGTGCTGGAAGGTGCAGGAAGCCCTGCGGAAATTAACTTGAAGGAAGACGACATTGTAAATACAGGGATGGCGGAAATGGCTGATTCGCCTGTTATTTTGGTTGCTGATATTGACAGAGGCGGTGTTTTTGCGGCAATTTACGGAACAATTATGCTGCTTGAAGAAAGCGAGAAAAAACGTATAAAAGGTGTAATTATAAACAAATTTAGAGGAGATAAGAGCCTTTTGACTCCTGGAATTGAGATGATTGAAGAGTTGACAAATGTACCTGTTCTGGGAGTAGTGCCGTTTGTGCCACTAGGAATTGAGGAGGAAGACAGTCTGGGAATCGACAAGTATAATGTGAAAAAAGAAGGGAAAATTCGGATTTCGGTTATTAAACTAAAACATATATCGAATTTTACAGACATTGACGCACTTAGCCATTATAACGATGTTTCCTTGAAATATGTCACAAAAAGTTCTGAACTTGGAGATGAGGACATTATTATTATTCCTGGCTCCAAAAATACTGTGGAAGACATGAAGGACTTGATTGATAAAAATATAAGCAGGGAAATTATAAGGCTTGCAAAAAGAGGAACGATCGTATTTGGAATTTGTGGCGGTTTTCAAATAATGGGACAAAAAATAATGGATCCTCAAAATATTGAGTCTAATCTAAAGGAAATTTCAGGCTTAGATTTATTAGACATAGAAACAGTTATGGAAACGGCAAAAACAACAACACAGTATGAAAATAAAATAAAAAAGGCAGATGGAATACTCGCTGGAATGGAAGGCATTGAAATAAAAGGCTATGAAATACATCAAGGCTACAGTTATCCTGTAAATGAGGAAAAAACCGAGATAAAATGTATCTTTGACGATGAAAAGCTAAAAGGTGCTGTAAAAGGCAATGTTGTCGGAACTTATATTCACGGAATATTTGACAATTCTGAATTTACAAATCATTTTCTGAACGAAGTAAGAAAACTTAAAGGGCTAGACAAAGTCGATGAAGATTTTAGTTTCAAAGAATATAAAAACAGGGAATACGATAAATTGGCACAAATTTTGCGAGAAAATGTGAATATTGAGAAAGTTTATGAAATAATGGGGATGGAATAA
- the hemA gene encoding glutamyl-tRNA reductase produces the protein MKENLVKNFYILSFSYKNLSLEEREKFVKEGYRHVLREYLEKRIIRGYVAVETCLRIELYLDVSKEFEIERLKRDFRIEKMKDYKGAEAVNYLLRVICGLDSIIKGEDQILVQLKKAYFDALDKNVTSSFLNIIFNQAIETGKRFRAESKINEKNISLDSIAVKFIRTKFESLENKKIFVIGVGDLSQSILALLHKMNNCHLTMTNRSLRRSIELQKVYPDVQTAEFNEKYNVIKNMDIVISATSAPHLILETAKIQNILNDGKKRFFLDLAVPRDIEASIGEFENASLYHLEDIWDEYNKNVEKRDEIVEKYSYIIEEQLKKIAEKLEKRRKYTNQKNIEMGENR, from the coding sequence ATGAAGGAAAATTTAGTAAAAAATTTTTATATTCTGAGTTTTAGTTATAAAAATTTGAGTTTGGAAGAAAGGGAAAAGTTTGTAAAAGAGGGGTATAGACATGTTTTGAGGGAGTATTTGGAAAAAAGGATTATAAGGGGGTATGTGGCTGTTGAAACTTGCCTTAGGATAGAGCTTTATTTGGATGTTAGCAAGGAATTCGAAATTGAAAGGTTAAAGAGAGATTTTAGGATTGAGAAGATGAAGGACTATAAAGGGGCTGAAGCCGTGAATTATTTGTTGCGGGTGATTTGTGGGCTGGATTCGATAATAAAGGGAGAAGATCAGATTCTTGTACAGCTTAAAAAAGCATATTTTGACGCTCTTGACAAAAATGTTACATCTTCATTTTTGAATATAATATTTAATCAGGCGATAGAAACTGGGAAAAGATTTAGGGCGGAAAGCAAGATAAATGAAAAAAATATTTCACTTGATTCGATAGCTGTAAAATTTATAAGAACAAAATTTGAGAGCCTTGAAAATAAAAAAATATTTGTAATTGGAGTGGGAGATTTGAGCCAGTCAATTCTTGCACTTCTTCACAAAATGAACAATTGCCATTTGACAATGACAAATAGAAGTTTACGACGATCAATTGAATTGCAGAAAGTGTATCCAGACGTTCAGACAGCAGAATTTAATGAGAAATATAATGTTATAAAAAATATGGATATTGTAATAAGTGCTACTTCTGCACCACATTTGATTCTTGAAACAGCGAAAATTCAAAATATTCTGAATGATGGAAAAAAACGATTTTTCCTTGATTTAGCCGTTCCTAGAGATATTGAGGCAAGTATAGGGGAGTTTGAAAATGCGTCGCTTTATCATTTGGAGGATATTTGGGATGAATATAATAAAAATGTGGAAAAACGGGATGAAATTGTAGAAAAATATTCTTACATTATTGAGGAGCAGTTAAAAAAAATAGCGGAAAAACTTGAAAAAAGAAGAAAATATACAAATCAGAAAAATATTGAGATGGGTGAAAATAGATGA
- a CDS encoding MerR family transcriptional regulator: MKKNEQKIMQIKEFSEKTGLTPYTIRFYEKKELFRVKRDEKNRRIYDETDIEWIKMLKRLKDMGMKLSEIKKYSDLRYEGNGTIKERMKILTNHKKYVNIEIEKWQKYLQNLDDKLEIYESFLKSISEK; this comes from the coding sequence ATGAAAAAGAATGAACAAAAAATAATGCAAATAAAGGAATTTTCAGAAAAAACAGGCTTAACTCCATATACAATAAGGTTTTATGAAAAAAAGGAGCTGTTTCGTGTAAAAAGAGATGAGAAAAATAGAAGAATATACGATGAAACTGACATTGAATGGATAAAAATGTTAAAAAGATTAAAAGATATGGGAATGAAATTGAGCGAAATTAAGAAATATTCAGATTTACGATATGAAGGGAACGGAACGATAAAAGAAAGAATGAAAATTTTGACAAATCATAAAAAATATGTAAATATAGAAATTGAAAAGTGGCAAAAATATTTACAAAATCTTGATGATAAACTTGAGATTTATGAGAGTTTTTTAAAAAGTATTTCTGAAAAATAA
- a CDS encoding SDR family NAD(P)-dependent oxidoreductase, giving the protein MKTKYTVITGASSGIGKAVALKFAERNKNLILIARRKNLLKDLKSEILKKNPNLDTLVIDFDLTDVGKIPKLYSKLNNYHIETLINNAGFGMYGDVKEQPLNKISDMLHLNVEALTLLSSLYVQDYHNEKDSQLINISSTGGCTIVPNAIVYCATKFYVNAFTEGLALELKQNNAQLKAKILAPAATKTNFGNIATGKTNFDYDKSYPNYHTSEEMADFLIQLYESDKTVGYISRETFEFDLSDGFFQNAFSSKNNVKF; this is encoded by the coding sequence ATGAAAACAAAATATACTGTTATAACAGGAGCAAGTTCGGGAATAGGAAAGGCTGTGGCTCTAAAATTTGCAGAAAGAAATAAAAATCTTATTCTGATTGCACGAAGAAAGAATTTACTCAAAGACTTAAAAAGCGAAATTTTGAAGAAAAATCCTAATTTGGATACTCTTGTAATAGATTTTGACTTAACAGATGTCGGTAAAATTCCTAAATTATATTCAAAATTAAACAACTATCATATTGAAACATTGATAAACAATGCAGGTTTTGGGATGTATGGCGATGTAAAAGAGCAGCCTTTAAATAAAATTTCAGATATGCTTCATCTCAATGTAGAAGCATTAACTTTGCTATCTTCTTTATACGTCCAAGATTACCACAACGAAAAAGACTCTCAGTTAATTAATATTTCCTCAACAGGAGGCTGCACAATCGTCCCAAACGCAATTGTCTACTGTGCCACAAAATTTTATGTAAACGCCTTCACAGAAGGACTTGCACTAGAATTAAAGCAAAACAACGCACAATTAAAAGCAAAAATCCTAGCACCCGCCGCAACCAAAACTAACTTTGGAAATATCGCAACTGGTAAAACTAATTTTGATTATGATAAATCTTATCCAAACTATCATACATCCGAAGAAATGGCAGATTTTCTCATTCAACTTTACGAAAGCGACAAAACTGTCGGTTACATCAGCCGTGAAACTTTTGAATTTGACTTGTCCGATGGATTTTTTCAAAATGCGTTTAGCTCTAAAAATAATGTGAAATTTTAA
- the cobD gene encoding threonine-phosphate decarboxylase CobD, with amino-acid sequence MDFHGGNIYKIFREKNITEILDYSSNINPYGVPESLKQKIIENIGVLERYPDPDYMELREKLAQLNKVELENIVLGNGATEAIFLFIKVIKPEKVLIVSPTFGEYERAVRACKNSESQKIEIEYFELEEKDEFRLNIGKLKKELEKKYDLVIICNPNNPTGKFLKMAETEEILRECNRYDTKLFIDEAFIEFLEDGLKESIVNSGENKKNLFVTRAFTKFFAIPGLRLGYGIYFDKNLEKKIAEKKEPWSVNNIAEMAGITVLDDSEYIEKTLNWITEEKKYMYERLNEISGIKPYKSEVNFICVKIKDELISKGLNVKKLRKKMMEEGILIRDASNFKFLDERFFRLAIKDRKSNDRVIETLKEILK; translated from the coding sequence ATGGATTTTCATGGTGGAAATATTTACAAAATATTTAGGGAAAAAAATATAACAGAAATACTGGATTACAGCTCAAATATAAATCCTTACGGAGTGCCAGAGAGTTTAAAGCAGAAGATTATCGAAAATATTGGGGTTCTTGAGAGGTATCCTGACCCTGATTATATGGAATTGCGTGAAAAATTGGCTCAACTGAATAAAGTTGAACTGGAAAATATTGTGCTGGGAAATGGTGCGACAGAAGCTATATTTTTGTTCATAAAAGTAATAAAGCCCGAAAAAGTGCTGATTGTATCGCCTACTTTTGGGGAATATGAAAGGGCAGTAAGAGCGTGTAAAAATTCTGAAAGTCAAAAAATTGAAATTGAATATTTTGAATTAGAAGAAAAAGACGAGTTTAGGCTTAATATTGGGAAATTAAAAAAAGAACTTGAAAAAAAATATGATTTGGTAATAATTTGCAATCCGAATAATCCGACTGGAAAATTTTTGAAAATGGCTGAAACAGAGGAAATTTTGAGAGAATGCAATAGATATGATACAAAGTTATTTATTGATGAGGCATTTATCGAATTTTTAGAGGATGGACTAAAGGAAAGTATTGTAAATAGTGGGGAAAATAAGAAAAATTTGTTTGTAACTCGTGCATTTACAAAATTTTTTGCTATTCCAGGATTACGATTGGGATATGGAATTTATTTTGACAAAAATTTGGAAAAGAAAATCGCTGAAAAAAAAGAGCCGTGGAGTGTGAACAATATCGCTGAAATGGCTGGAATAACAGTACTTGATGATTCAGAATACATAGAAAAGACATTAAACTGGATAACAGAAGAAAAAAAATACATGTATGAAAGACTGAATGAAATTTCAGGAATAAAGCCTTATAAGAGTGAAGTAAACTTTATTTGCGTAAAAATAAAAGATGAACTGATTTCTAAAGGGCTGAATGTGAAAAAATTGCGGAAAAAAATGATGGAAGAAGGAATTTTGATAAGGGATGCATCCAATTTTAAATTTTTGGATGAAAGATTTTTTAGACTAGCAATTAAGGATAGAAAGAGTAATGATAGAGTTATTGAAACTTTGAAAGAAATTTTAAAATAA